Proteins from a genomic interval of Pseudomonas asplenii:
- a CDS encoding CheR family methyltransferase, with protein MQQNFDIELRLLIEAIYLKYSYDFRDYSGASIKRRVVHALRQFDCPTVSALQERVLHDPAAFMQLLQFLTIPVSEMFRDPSHFLSIRQEVVPLLKTYPSIKIWIAGCSTGEEVYSMAILLREEGLLDRTIIYATDINPSSLDKAKQGIFSLDNVRAYTQNYLQAGGQREFSEYYTAAYGYAIFDKTLRENVTFADHSLATDSVFSETQLISCRNVLIYFNKKLQDRAFGLFHESLCHRGFLVLGSKETLDFSSFGRQFEPLVKQERIYRKL; from the coding sequence GTGCAACAGAATTTCGATATTGAATTGCGCCTGTTGATCGAGGCGATCTACCTCAAGTACAGCTACGACTTTCGTGACTACTCCGGCGCCTCGATCAAACGCCGGGTCGTCCATGCCCTGCGCCAGTTCGACTGCCCCACCGTGTCGGCGTTGCAGGAGCGGGTATTGCACGATCCTGCGGCCTTCATGCAGTTGCTGCAGTTCCTGACCATTCCGGTCAGCGAGATGTTTCGCGACCCCAGTCACTTCCTGTCGATTCGCCAGGAAGTGGTGCCGCTGCTCAAGACCTATCCGTCGATCAAGATCTGGATCGCCGGTTGCAGCACCGGCGAAGAGGTGTATTCGATGGCGATCCTGTTGCGTGAGGAAGGCCTGCTCGACCGTACCATCATCTATGCCACCGACATCAACCCCAGCTCTCTGGATAAAGCCAAGCAGGGAATATTTTCACTGGATAACGTGCGGGCCTATACCCAGAATTACCTGCAGGCCGGTGGGCAACGGGAATTTTCCGAGTACTACACGGCGGCTTACGGCTACGCGATCTTCGACAAGACGCTGCGTGAAAACGTGACCTTTGCCGATCACAGTCTGGCGACCGACAGCGTATTCTCTGAAACTCAATTAATTTCATGTCGTAACGTATTGATTTATTTCAACAAAAAGCTTCAAGATCGAGCCTTTGGTTTGTTTCACGAGTCGCTCTGCCACCGGGGGTTCTTGGTGCTGGGCAGCAAGGAAACGTTGGATTTTTCATCTTTTGGCAGGCAATTCGAACCCCTGGTCAAGCAAGAGCGGATCTATCGCAAGCTATGA